GCTGATGACTTGTTCAAATTCAGTTTCAATATTGAAGAATATATTGCAGCATATTATTTTCCCAGAGCACCGCACCACCTTCTTTGGCCAGTCTCAATTTCAATGAAgataaatgcattttattttccCAATATGCTAGAACAACCTTTAATCATAACTGATGAGTATGTTAATGAGCTAACTGGACATGAAGAGTTTGCATGAGACATGTACTTGGTGTTTTATAGATCCAGAGTTTGTTTAATGTATTTGTCAAATCTTGTTATTGTGAACAAGATTTGGTTGTTGTAAACCCCAACATTAGGTACCAACATTATTCATGGATTTTGAGCAGCATTGTGGTTATGTTAGATGTACCATTGAGTGAGTGAATGTAATGGACACAGTTAAGTTGAAATAGTGAAAACAATATCTGATACAAAGATTGGCCATAACAGGACCCAAACCATGAAAGTGATAAGTACTAGGTGGTATTTGAACCAAACAACAAGAACATAAATTGCAAAGTCACATAGAACATGGTAGTAAAGTTTTGCTTCTTAAACATAGAACATAGATCATAATAAAAGTCTAAACGAGTGCTAATTGTTGCGCACAACACGCATGAGAAGTTGAAGTTCATTTGGGAGAAAAGTCAAGAGTAGCTTGTTTCCATGAGAGAGTTTGAGCTCCTTGCACAACCCGTACCATCCCATAATTAAATGAGCTTCATTATTGTTTCTTTCAGCTCTTGTAATTTTACAATCTGCAGCTAAGTTTGAATTCAACACCCTGACATTTAAAGTTGTCATTCCATGAAGCAGGACTTTCTGTACCACCCTGGCTGGTAAATTCTGCAACAATAAAGATGGAATTGATCATGAAAGGGAGCAGGTGCAACACATGTAGGGCTATGAAAGTAAAGAGAGGTAAAATTAATAAGTTCAGCTGAACTTACCAAAGGTGCTCTACCTCTAACAAACTTGTCAGTTACAACCTTCTCCCAGTGAATGTTTGGTTCAAAGTCAATGTCATGATCCTCAGCAGACTCAGATTCTGAATCAGAGTCAATGTTGATTACCTCAGGGCCATTCTCATTTTGTGGGTATTGAATCTCAGGCCCATCATTAGGAAAAATGCGGATGTTAAAAGTCAGTGGTTCAATATACTCAAAGTTCAGCAATGATATTTCATTCAATGAGTAAAATGCAACCAAGTCATGGACTCCACTAGTAAATGCAGGCCTGCCTTGTTTAAATCCTACTTTCAATTGCCTAGTATTTCCATTGGGGTCCACAGCCAAAACCTCATGTCCAGCAATCACGCGCTCCCAGTATGAATAAAATCTCCTACTAATGCAGATGAAATCCTACATTTGAATGTGTGTACACAGGTAAATAATATATGGATATACATGTTTTGAACGTGCAGAATGGTGTTAAATATGCCTTACTATCGTGAACGTGCAGAATGTCAGTAAACATTCTAAATCCCTAAATCATATCTTAGGAAAGTTAAAAAACAATTAGGTTCCCAGTATCAAGAATTACCTGAAATGGTCTCCAGCGCATTCCAAATCCTCTGTGAAAAGGATCTTCCCCGACCGTTGCTGGAGTTCCCATTACAATCCGCATCATCTTCAAATCACAATCATCGTAGAAGGAAAACTATATGAGTACTTACCGAGATCTATCCTTCCACTTCAAACGACGCACGAAGGTGTTTCTCGCCGCCCAACACTCCAGCTACGCCGTCAATCACCGCCGACAGAACCCCAGGACGATTAACCTGGCCGAAGAAATCCTATAAACACCTCCTCCGAAAGGTGAAGATAGCTGCTGTGTGGTTGAATAGTGGTTGCTCAAGATGGGTTTGCCTCAGAGGTGAGACATTTTTCCATTTCGTTTCTTCATTTATTGCGCCACTGTTGACAGATTGCAATAATAAAGGGGTGACTTTAAGACAAGGGCCAAACTTCAAATACTCACTTTCAGACAAGGGATTGAACTgaaatgtgtttgtttttatgACCGGTCACAACCTACAATTCCAGGTCAACTAAAACTGAGGTACCGTGTGTCAGTTACGGTAGAAGCAGCCTGCTGATATGGGTGCTCATTTGCTTTCTAAATTCTCTTTGTCCTCTCCGAATGAAGCTTGGATTGATATTTCTCCTTCTTGTATGCAATC
This portion of the Lotus japonicus ecotype B-129 chromosome 3, LjGifu_v1.2 genome encodes:
- the LOC130743077 gene encoding uncharacterized protein LOC130743077, with the protein product MMRIVMGTPATVGEDPFHRGFGMRWRPFQDFICISRRFYSYWERVIAGHEVLAVDPNGNTRQLKVGFKQGRPAFTSGVHDLVAFYSLNEISLLNFEYIEPLTFNIRIFPNDGPEIQYPQNENGPEVINIDSDSESESAEDHDIDFEPNIHWEKVVTDKFVRGRAPLNLPARVVQKVLLHGMTTLNVRVLNSNLAADCKITRAERNNNEAHLIMGWYGLCKELKLSHGNKLLLTFLPNELQLLMRVVRNN